Proteins encoded within one genomic window of Macaca fascicularis isolate 582-1 chromosome 16, T2T-MFA8v1.1:
- the STRADA gene encoding STE20-related kinase adapter protein alpha isoform X8 — protein sequence MSFLTNDASSESIASFSKQEVMSSFLPEGGCYELLTVIGKGFEDLMTVNLARYKPTGEYVTVRRINLEACSNEMVTFLQGELHVSKLFNHPNIVPYRATFIADNELWVVTSFMAYGSAKDLICTHFMDGMNELAIAYILQGVLKALDYIHHMGYVHRSVKASHILISLDGKVYLSGLRSNLSMISHGQRQRVVHDFPKYSVKVLPWLSPEVLQQNLQGYDAKSDIYSVGITACELANGHVPFKDMPATQMLLEKLNGTVPCLLDTSTIPAEELTMSPSRSVANSGLSDSLTTSTPRPSNGDSPSHPYHRTFSPYFHHFVEQCLQRNPDARSSDVPQRLCLNCFVLSPPSPILRAASLRTIVESLAW from the exons ATGTCGTTTCTT accaATGATGCGAGCTCAGAGTCAATAGCATCCTTCTCTAAACAGGAGGTCATGAGTAGCTTTCTGCCAGAGGGAGGGTGTTACGAGCTGCTCACTGTGATAG GCAAAGGATTTGAGGACCTGATGACTGTGAATCTAGCGAGGTACAAACCAACGGGAGAGTATGTGACTGTACGGAGGATTAACCTAGAAGCTTGTTCCAATGAGATGGTAACATTCTTGCAG GGTGAGCTGCATGTCTCCAAACTCTTCAACCATCCTAATATTGTGCCATATCGAGCCACTTTTATTGCAGACAATGAGCTGTGGGTTGTCACATCATTCATGGCATATG GTTCTGCAAAGGATCTCATCTGTACACACTTCATGGATGGCATGAATGAGCTGGCGATCGCTTACATTCTGCAGGGGGTCCTGAAGGCCCTCGACTACATCCACCACATGGGCTATGTACACAG GAGTGTCAAAGCCAGCCACATCCTGATCTCTCTGGATGGGAAGGTCTACCTGTCTGGTTTGCGCAGCAACCTCAGCATGATAAGCCATGGGCAGCGGCAGCGAGTGGTCCACGATTTTCCAAAGTACAGTGTCAAGGTTCTGCCGTGGCTCAGCCCCGAGGTCCTCCAGCAG AATCTCCAGGGTTATGATGCCAAATCTGACATCTACAGTGTGGGAATCACAGCCTGTGAACTGGCAAACGGCCACGTCCCCTTTAAGGATATGCCTGCCACCCAG ATGCTGCTAGAGAAACTAAACGGCACAGTGCCCTGCCTGTTGGATACCAGCACCATCCCTGCCGAGGAGCTGACCATGAGCCCTTCGCGCTCAGTGGCCAACTCTGGCCTGAGTGACAGCCTGACCACCAGCACCCCACGGCCCTCCAATGGCGACTCGCCTTCCCACCCCTACCACCGAACCTTCTCCCCCTACTTCCACCACTTTGTGGAGCAGTGCCTTCAGCGCAACCCGGATGCCAG ATCAAGCGACGTGCCTCAGAGGCTTTGCCTGAATTGCTTCGTCCTGTCACCCCCATCACCAATTTTGAGAGCAGCCAGTCTCAGGACCATAGTGGAATCTTTGGCCTGGTAA
- the STRADA gene encoding STE20-related kinase adapter protein alpha isoform X9, with translation MSSFLPEGGCYELLTVIGKGFEDLMTVNLARYKPTGEYVTVRRINLEACSNEMVTFLQGELHVSKLFNHPNIVPYRATFIADNELWVVTSFMAYGSAKDLICTHFMDGMNELAIAYILQGVLKALDYIHHMGYVHRSVKASHILISLDGKVYLSGLRSNLSMISHGQRQRVVHDFPKYSVKVLPWLSPEVLQQNLQGYDAKSDIYSVGITACELANGHVPFKDMPATQMLLEKLNGTVPCLLDTSTIPAEELTMSPSRSVANSGLSDSLTTSTPRPSNGDSPSHPYHRTFSPYFHHFVEQCLQRNPDARSSDVPQRLCLNCFVLSPPSPILRAASLRTIVESLAW, from the exons ATGAGTAGCTTTCTGCCAGAGGGAGGGTGTTACGAGCTGCTCACTGTGATAG GCAAAGGATTTGAGGACCTGATGACTGTGAATCTAGCGAGGTACAAACCAACGGGAGAGTATGTGACTGTACGGAGGATTAACCTAGAAGCTTGTTCCAATGAGATGGTAACATTCTTGCAG GGTGAGCTGCATGTCTCCAAACTCTTCAACCATCCTAATATTGTGCCATATCGAGCCACTTTTATTGCAGACAATGAGCTGTGGGTTGTCACATCATTCATGGCATATG GTTCTGCAAAGGATCTCATCTGTACACACTTCATGGATGGCATGAATGAGCTGGCGATCGCTTACATTCTGCAGGGGGTCCTGAAGGCCCTCGACTACATCCACCACATGGGCTATGTACACAG GAGTGTCAAAGCCAGCCACATCCTGATCTCTCTGGATGGGAAGGTCTACCTGTCTGGTTTGCGCAGCAACCTCAGCATGATAAGCCATGGGCAGCGGCAGCGAGTGGTCCACGATTTTCCAAAGTACAGTGTCAAGGTTCTGCCGTGGCTCAGCCCCGAGGTCCTCCAGCAG AATCTCCAGGGTTATGATGCCAAATCTGACATCTACAGTGTGGGAATCACAGCCTGTGAACTGGCAAACGGCCACGTCCCCTTTAAGGATATGCCTGCCACCCAG ATGCTGCTAGAGAAACTAAACGGCACAGTGCCCTGCCTGTTGGATACCAGCACCATCCCTGCCGAGGAGCTGACCATGAGCCCTTCGCGCTCAGTGGCCAACTCTGGCCTGAGTGACAGCCTGACCACCAGCACCCCACGGCCCTCCAATGGCGACTCGCCTTCCCACCCCTACCACCGAACCTTCTCCCCCTACTTCCACCACTTTGTGGAGCAGTGCCTTCAGCGCAACCCGGATGCCAG ATCAAGCGACGTGCCTCAGAGGCTTTGCCTGAATTGCTTCGTCCTGTCACCCCCATCACCAATTTTGAGAGCAGCCAGTCTCAGGACCATAGTGGAATCTTTGGCCTGGTAA
- the STRADA gene encoding STE20-related kinase adapter protein alpha isoform X3: MSFLVSKPERIRRWVSEKFIVEGLRDLELFGEQPPGDTRRKTNDASSESIASFSKQEVMSSFLPEGGCYELLTVIGKGFEDLMTVNLARYKPTGEYVTVRRINLEACSNEMVTFLQGELHVSKLFNHPNIVPYRATFIADNELWVVTSFMAYGSAKDLICTHFMDGMNELAIAYILQGVLKALDYIHHMGYVHRSVKASHILISLDGKVYLSGLRSNLSMISHGQRQRVVHDFPKYSVKVLPWLSPEVLQQNLQGYDAKSDIYSVGITACELANGHVPFKDMPATQMLLEKLNGTVPCLLDTSTIPAEELTMSPSRSVANSGLSDSLTTSTPRPSNGDSPSHPYHRTFSPYFHHFVEQCLQRNPDARSSDVPQRLCLNCFVLSPPSPILRAASLRTIVESLAW, encoded by the exons ATGTCGTTTCTTGTAAGTAAACCAGAGCGAATCAGG CGGTGGGTCTCGGAAAAGTTCATTGTTGAGGGCTTAAGAGATTTGGAACTATTTGGAG AGCAGCCTCCGGGTGACACTCGGAGAAAA accaATGATGCGAGCTCAGAGTCAATAGCATCCTTCTCTAAACAGGAGGTCATGAGTAGCTTTCTGCCAGAGGGAGGGTGTTACGAGCTGCTCACTGTGATAG GCAAAGGATTTGAGGACCTGATGACTGTGAATCTAGCGAGGTACAAACCAACGGGAGAGTATGTGACTGTACGGAGGATTAACCTAGAAGCTTGTTCCAATGAGATGGTAACATTCTTGCAG GGTGAGCTGCATGTCTCCAAACTCTTCAACCATCCTAATATTGTGCCATATCGAGCCACTTTTATTGCAGACAATGAGCTGTGGGTTGTCACATCATTCATGGCATATG GTTCTGCAAAGGATCTCATCTGTACACACTTCATGGATGGCATGAATGAGCTGGCGATCGCTTACATTCTGCAGGGGGTCCTGAAGGCCCTCGACTACATCCACCACATGGGCTATGTACACAG GAGTGTCAAAGCCAGCCACATCCTGATCTCTCTGGATGGGAAGGTCTACCTGTCTGGTTTGCGCAGCAACCTCAGCATGATAAGCCATGGGCAGCGGCAGCGAGTGGTCCACGATTTTCCAAAGTACAGTGTCAAGGTTCTGCCGTGGCTCAGCCCCGAGGTCCTCCAGCAG AATCTCCAGGGTTATGATGCCAAATCTGACATCTACAGTGTGGGAATCACAGCCTGTGAACTGGCAAACGGCCACGTCCCCTTTAAGGATATGCCTGCCACCCAG ATGCTGCTAGAGAAACTAAACGGCACAGTGCCCTGCCTGTTGGATACCAGCACCATCCCTGCCGAGGAGCTGACCATGAGCCCTTCGCGCTCAGTGGCCAACTCTGGCCTGAGTGACAGCCTGACCACCAGCACCCCACGGCCCTCCAATGGCGACTCGCCTTCCCACCCCTACCACCGAACCTTCTCCCCCTACTTCCACCACTTTGTGGAGCAGTGCCTTCAGCGCAACCCGGATGCCAG ATCAAGCGACGTGCCTCAGAGGCTTTGCCTGAATTGCTTCGTCCTGTCACCCCCATCACCAATTTTGAGAGCAGCCAGTCTCAGGACCATAGTGGAATCTTTGGCCTGGTAA
- the STRADA gene encoding STE20-related kinase adapter protein alpha isoform X6, whose product MSFLVSKPERIRTNDASSESIASFSKQEVMSSFLPEGGCYELLTVIGKGFEDLMTVNLARYKPTGEYVTVRRINLEACSNEMVTFLQGELHVSKLFNHPNIVPYRATFIADNELWVVTSFMAYGSAKDLICTHFMDGMNELAIAYILQGVLKALDYIHHMGYVHRSVKASHILISLDGKVYLSGLRSNLSMISHGQRQRVVHDFPKYSVKVLPWLSPEVLQQNLQGYDAKSDIYSVGITACELANGHVPFKDMPATQMLLEKLNGTVPCLLDTSTIPAEELTMSPSRSVANSGLSDSLTTSTPRPSNGDSPSHPYHRTFSPYFHHFVEQCLQRNPDARSSDVPQRLCLNCFVLSPPSPILRAASLRTIVESLAW is encoded by the exons ATGTCGTTTCTTGTAAGTAAACCAGAGCGAATCAGG accaATGATGCGAGCTCAGAGTCAATAGCATCCTTCTCTAAACAGGAGGTCATGAGTAGCTTTCTGCCAGAGGGAGGGTGTTACGAGCTGCTCACTGTGATAG GCAAAGGATTTGAGGACCTGATGACTGTGAATCTAGCGAGGTACAAACCAACGGGAGAGTATGTGACTGTACGGAGGATTAACCTAGAAGCTTGTTCCAATGAGATGGTAACATTCTTGCAG GGTGAGCTGCATGTCTCCAAACTCTTCAACCATCCTAATATTGTGCCATATCGAGCCACTTTTATTGCAGACAATGAGCTGTGGGTTGTCACATCATTCATGGCATATG GTTCTGCAAAGGATCTCATCTGTACACACTTCATGGATGGCATGAATGAGCTGGCGATCGCTTACATTCTGCAGGGGGTCCTGAAGGCCCTCGACTACATCCACCACATGGGCTATGTACACAG GAGTGTCAAAGCCAGCCACATCCTGATCTCTCTGGATGGGAAGGTCTACCTGTCTGGTTTGCGCAGCAACCTCAGCATGATAAGCCATGGGCAGCGGCAGCGAGTGGTCCACGATTTTCCAAAGTACAGTGTCAAGGTTCTGCCGTGGCTCAGCCCCGAGGTCCTCCAGCAG AATCTCCAGGGTTATGATGCCAAATCTGACATCTACAGTGTGGGAATCACAGCCTGTGAACTGGCAAACGGCCACGTCCCCTTTAAGGATATGCCTGCCACCCAG ATGCTGCTAGAGAAACTAAACGGCACAGTGCCCTGCCTGTTGGATACCAGCACCATCCCTGCCGAGGAGCTGACCATGAGCCCTTCGCGCTCAGTGGCCAACTCTGGCCTGAGTGACAGCCTGACCACCAGCACCCCACGGCCCTCCAATGGCGACTCGCCTTCCCACCCCTACCACCGAACCTTCTCCCCCTACTTCCACCACTTTGTGGAGCAGTGCCTTCAGCGCAACCCGGATGCCAG ATCAAGCGACGTGCCTCAGAGGCTTTGCCTGAATTGCTTCGTCCTGTCACCCCCATCACCAATTTTGAGAGCAGCCAGTCTCAGGACCATAGTGGAATCTTTGGCCTGGTAA